In Geminocystis sp. NIES-3708, a single window of DNA contains:
- a CDS encoding pentapeptide repeat-containing protein, giving the protein MNADEMLRLYDQGQKDFSQVDLSREDIIQANLTQIDFTRADLNWANLSGSDFSGANFSRADLTHTRIISAKLIGVNLSNADLSYADLSWVNLNGANLTRANLSYGNLNKSSLANTNFSYANLQNCNLTGANFVGANFNRADLKGADLSGINLTGSDFSHADLSEANMEGCDLTEANLNRANLSNTQLRNADLSETILQGANLEKANLRGANFTGAVLRNTNVNQVKLSELNIKLSSKNRIIFWGANLREANLKDTNLKNCIFNYALLEKTNLVEACLHRASMIDAFLLSADLKGANLRNSALNGVNLKGTTMPDGSIHP; this is encoded by the coding sequence ATGAACGCTGATGAAATGCTCAGATTATATGATCAAGGACAAAAAGATTTTAGTCAAGTTGATTTATCCAGAGAAGATATAATTCAAGCTAATTTAACTCAAATTGATTTTACTAGAGCCGATTTGAATTGGGCAAATTTAAGCGGTAGTGACTTTAGTGGTGCAAATTTTAGTCGAGCAGATTTAACTCATACTCGTATTATTAGTGCGAAATTAATCGGTGTTAACTTAAGTAATGCCGATCTTAGTTATGCTGATTTAAGTTGGGTAAATCTTAATGGTGCAAATCTTACTCGTGCAAATTTAAGTTATGGAAATCTAAATAAATCTTCCCTAGCCAACACTAATTTCAGTTACGCTAACTTACAAAATTGCAATTTAACAGGAGCTAATTTTGTAGGGGCTAATTTTAATCGTGCAGACTTAAAAGGTGCAGATTTAAGTGGAATTAATTTAACAGGTTCAGATTTTTCTCATGCCGATTTATCAGAGGCAAATATGGAAGGTTGTGACTTAACAGAAGCTAATTTGAATCGTGCAAATTTATCAAACACTCAACTTCGTAATGCCGATTTAAGTGAAACTATTTTACAAGGAGCGAATTTGGAAAAAGCCAACCTTCGAGGAGCAAATTTTACAGGAGCAGTTTTACGCAATACCAATGTTAATCAAGTAAAACTATCAGAATTAAATATCAAATTATCTAGTAAAAATAGGATTATTTTTTGGGGTGCAAATCTTCGAGAAGCGAATTTAAAAGATACTAATTTAAAAAACTGTATTTTCAATTACGCTTTATTGGAAAAAACTAATTTAGTGGAAGCCTGTTTACATCGTGCGAGTATGATTGACGCTTTTTTATTATCAGCAGACTTAAAAGGTGCAAATTTACGCAATAGTGCCTTAAATGGAGTTAATCTTAAGGGAACAACAATGCCCGACGGTTCAATTCATCCTTAA
- the grxC gene encoding glutaredoxin 3, whose translation MLNLISRILGQKTTNINAKVEIYTWQTCPYCIKAKLLLWLKGCKFEEHKIDGNEDARKLMTKRANGRKTLPQIFINNQHIGGCDDLYNLEEKNQLDSLLSNFLET comes from the coding sequence ATGTTAAATCTAATTAGTAGAATATTAGGACAAAAAACGACAAATATTAACGCCAAAGTTGAGATTTATACATGGCAAACTTGTCCTTATTGCATTAAAGCCAAACTATTATTATGGCTGAAAGGATGTAAATTTGAAGAACATAAAATAGATGGTAATGAAGATGCCAGAAAATTAATGACAAAAAGAGCGAATGGTAGAAAAACACTTCCTCAAATATTTATTAATAATCAACATATCGGCGGTTGCGATGATTTATATAACTTAGAAGAAAAAAATCAATTAGATTCATTATTGAGCAATTTTTTAGAAACTTAA
- a CDS encoding DMT family transporter translates to MQFKFNHNSFFLTPIILITPFFLWGTAMVAMKGVIHQTTPLFMAGIRIFPAGILVLLVAMILGKYKPITPLGWLWIGLFSLVDGLMFQGFLGEGLLRTGAGLGSVMIDSQPLAVAILSRWLFKEIIGFWGWLGLIIGIIGISLIGLPDELIINWWQGNFIDLEFSWQGLFDNGQWLMLLASLSMAIGTVMIPYISRHVDPVVATGWHLVIGGFVLFLLSFQFETSQWVNLDFSAWLSIAYATIFGSAIAYGLFFFLASKGNLTSLSALTFLTPIFALTFGNLLLKETLSDLQWQGVCLTLVSIYLINQREQINNFFAQEKFTLYIDKIKLKLLINRD, encoded by the coding sequence ATGCAATTCAAATTTAATCATAATTCATTTTTTTTAACCCCGATTATCTTGATAACACCTTTCTTCCTTTGGGGTACAGCTATGGTAGCTATGAAAGGTGTTATTCATCAGACGACACCTTTGTTTATGGCAGGAATCAGGATATTTCCCGCTGGAATTTTAGTCTTATTAGTGGCGATGATATTAGGTAAATATAAGCCTATAACCCCATTAGGATGGCTGTGGATAGGCTTATTTTCTTTGGTGGATGGGTTGATGTTTCAAGGATTTCTCGGTGAAGGTTTATTACGCACAGGAGCTGGTTTAGGTTCGGTAATGATTGATTCTCAGCCTTTAGCGGTGGCAATTTTATCTCGTTGGTTATTTAAAGAAATTATCGGCTTTTGGGGATGGTTAGGTTTAATTATCGGTATTATCGGTATTAGTTTAATTGGCTTACCTGATGAGTTGATTATCAATTGGTGGCAAGGTAATTTTATCGATTTAGAATTTAGTTGGCAAGGATTATTTGATAATGGACAATGGTTGATGTTACTTGCTTCTTTATCAATGGCGATCGGTACTGTGATGATACCATATATTTCTCGTCATGTTGATCCTGTGGTGGCTACAGGTTGGCATTTAGTTATCGGCGGATTCGTTTTATTTCTCCTCAGTTTTCAGTTTGAAACTTCTCAATGGGTTAATTTAGATTTTAGTGCATGGTTATCCATTGCTTATGCCACAATTTTTGGCAGTGCGATCGCCTATGGTTTATTCTTTTTCTTAGCTTCTAAAGGAAATTTAACCAGCTTAAGTGCTTTAACCTTTTTAACTCCAATTTTTGCCCTTACCTTTGGTAACTTGTTACTAAAAGAAACACTTTCTGATCTACAATGGCAAGGAGTATGCTTAACTTTAGTTAGTATTTATTTAATTAACCAAAGAGAACAAATAAACAATTTTTTTGCCCAAGAAAAGTTTACTTTATATATAGATAAAATTAAACTAAAACTATTGATAAATAGGGACTAA